The Achromobacter deleyi genome has a window encoding:
- a CDS encoding GLUG motif-containing protein → MAKASDSSRSADQALYLTTATVRGNTYTQALGGLVGSNQGSVSQSVASGKVNVLYNYAHVGGGLAGVNYGVMNSNATFGEAAKLPVAGANYGTIN, encoded by the coding sequence GTGGCGAAGGCGTCAGACTCAAGTCGGTCTGCTGATCAGGCGCTGTACCTGACCACGGCGACAGTACGCGGCAACACCTATACGCAAGCGCTGGGAGGTCTGGTCGGCTCCAACCAAGGCTCCGTTTCCCAATCCGTCGCCAGCGGCAAGGTCAACGTGCTTTACAACTACGCGCACGTGGGGGGCGGCCTGGCAGGCGTCAACTACGGCGTCATGAACTCGAACGCCACGTTCGGCGAAGCCGCCAAGCTGCCGGTCGCCGGCGCCAACTACGGCACCATCAACTGA
- a CDS encoding autotransporter domain-containing protein, with the protein MRDRRGWARAVYTDINIHQDGTVNPHSDGYLGGVQAGADLWASPSWRAGFYVGQLEGNVDVMGNARGVSGKVGYNDLRSRYLGGYATWADASGRYADLVLQGGDHRYSVRPEANPSVSGKARSWVASVEVGQPFALTERWTIETQAQLAYQKSSIDDLELSGAVVQQKTNGGWIGRLGVRVKGDMMTSAGRLLPYGRVNLYYAGSGTDVARFISPAAVTDIASRSGYTSIEIAGGATLALNSRTSLYAEMGHVFDVSGGARVQSSILGSLGVRVRF; encoded by the coding sequence TTGCGAGATCGGCGCGGCTGGGCCCGGGCGGTCTACACCGACATCAACATCCACCAGGACGGTACAGTCAATCCACACAGCGATGGTTATCTGGGGGGCGTGCAAGCCGGCGCCGACTTGTGGGCGAGTCCCTCCTGGCGGGCAGGGTTCTACGTGGGCCAGCTCGAGGGCAATGTCGATGTGATGGGCAACGCCCGAGGCGTGTCCGGGAAAGTCGGCTACAACGATCTGCGCTCGCGCTACCTGGGGGGGTATGCGACGTGGGCAGATGCCAGCGGGCGCTATGCCGACCTGGTGCTACAGGGGGGAGATCACCGCTACAGTGTGCGGCCGGAAGCGAATCCGAGCGTGTCGGGGAAGGCCCGCAGTTGGGTGGCCTCCGTGGAAGTCGGTCAGCCCTTTGCGTTGACGGAACGCTGGACGATCGAAACCCAGGCGCAACTGGCGTACCAGAAGAGTTCGATCGATGACCTGGAACTCAGTGGCGCGGTGGTGCAGCAAAAGACCAATGGAGGCTGGATCGGGCGCCTGGGCGTGCGTGTGAAGGGCGACATGATGACTTCGGCGGGGCGGTTGCTGCCTTACGGGCGTGTCAATCTGTACTACGCGGGCTCCGGCACCGACGTTGCGCGCTTCATCTCGCCGGCGGCGGTTACGGACATCGCGAGCCGCTCAGGATATACGTCGATCGAGATTGCCGGCGGGGCGACGCTGGCCTTGAACTCGAGGACTAGCCTCTATGCGGAAATGGGTCACGTGTTCGATGTTTCGGGCGGCGCACGTGTGCAATCCTCGATCCTGGGGAGCCTGGGGGTGAGAGTGCGGTTTTAG